The Magnetococcales bacterium genome includes a region encoding these proteins:
- a CDS encoding ComF family protein, whose amino-acid sequence MNKGAVRRGWLWLLEILFPARCPLCQASATTPHALCETCHTRLPDMPELVCRRCGALTPRPQAECAACRGVHHAPEAFLCAFLFESSIRTLIHAFKYKDQGELATLLGGLCWERLGRQLQQEAPELVIPLPLHWRRLWWRRYNQAALLAGVLAGYLDKPLLTGGLRRHRHTRSQTSLDGRHRHENVRGAFTADPGQIRGRHVLLVDDVTTTGSTLAAATFALKHAGARRVAVVCLAHAASGLVDPDSTLGGDHA is encoded by the coding sequence ATGAATAAGGGTGCCGTCCGGCGGGGATGGCTGTGGCTTCTGGAGATTTTATTCCCGGCCCGATGCCCGTTGTGTCAGGCATCGGCGACGACTCCGCATGCGCTTTGTGAGACATGCCACACCCGTCTGCCGGACATGCCGGAGCTTGTGTGTCGGCGTTGTGGGGCGCTGACCCCGCGTCCCCAGGCGGAATGTGCGGCTTGCCGGGGGGTCCATCATGCCCCGGAGGCTTTTTTGTGTGCCTTTCTTTTTGAAAGTTCCATACGGACCCTGATTCATGCCTTCAAATACAAGGATCAGGGCGAGTTGGCGACCTTGCTGGGGGGGTTGTGTTGGGAGCGTTTGGGCCGTCAGTTGCAGCAGGAGGCTCCGGAACTTGTCATTCCCCTGCCGTTGCATTGGCGTCGCTTGTGGTGGCGGCGTTATAATCAAGCGGCCTTGTTGGCAGGGGTGTTGGCCGGTTATCTTGACAAACCTTTGCTGACTGGCGGTTTGCGACGGCACAGGCATACCCGTTCCCAGACCAGCCTGGATGGCCGACATCGTCATGAAAACGTCCGGGGGGCCTTTACGGCGGATCCCGGGCAGATTCGCGGGCGGCATGTGCTGCTCGTGGATGATGTGACCACCACAGGTTCCACCCTGGCCGCTGCAACCTTTGCCCTGAAGCATGCCGGAGCCAGACGGGTGGCCGTGGTTTGTCTGGCCCATGCCGCATCCGGACTCGTTGACCCTGATTCGACCCTTGGAGGAGATCATGCCTGA
- a CDS encoding methyltransferase domain-containing protein — protein MDTCNGPDSPAPTSPTPNRASPACMPDTLAQNSLAPNQAGATCAFNAVNAMEQNAPAPDQVNALRLRRAMAQAHDPGPLPHIASALNARLDDLRIQPGRILDLGGRTGTLAGLLQKRWPEARLIRIGLEPVTVRRSNRPAGLQPAGTGHGVSPALAADLARLPLVQASFDLVVSNMALHWCGDPLAIFREVHRILRPEGVFLFTTIGSETLIELRHALAGLDRQRHGRIWPRVLAAPDLRQLGDALSASGLAIPVVDRELHHLVLPSVTALLAQLRALGSGNHHHTRHPGLTGKGFVAALDKIYHQLYPNPTRDVQATLEIYFGHAWRLERA, from the coding sequence ATGGATACCTGTAACGGTCCGGATTCGCCTGCGCCAACCTCCCCGACGCCAAACCGGGCGAGTCCGGCGTGCATGCCAGATACCCTGGCACAAAACTCCCTGGCACCCAACCAGGCAGGTGCAACGTGTGCATTCAATGCCGTCAACGCCATGGAGCAAAACGCCCCGGCACCCGACCAGGTGAATGCCTTGCGCCTGCGCCGTGCCATGGCCCAGGCCCACGATCCGGGACCCCTGCCCCACATTGCCTCGGCCCTGAATGCCCGGCTGGATGACCTGCGCATTCAGCCCGGTCGTATCCTCGATCTGGGTGGCCGGACCGGAACCCTGGCCGGATTGTTGCAAAAACGCTGGCCCGAGGCCAGACTGATCCGGATTGGGCTGGAACCGGTTACGGTCCGACGGTCCAATCGTCCGGCTGGCTTGCAGCCTGCCGGGACGGGACACGGTGTCTCGCCTGCCCTGGCAGCGGATCTGGCCCGTCTGCCCCTGGTGCAGGCCAGCTTTGACCTTGTGGTCTCCAATATGGCTTTGCACTGGTGTGGAGACCCTCTGGCCATATTTCGGGAGGTCCACCGCATTCTCCGCCCGGAAGGGGTTTTCCTGTTCACCACCATCGGCAGTGAAACCCTGATCGAGCTGCGCCACGCCCTGGCCGGGTTGGACCGCCAACGCCACGGTCGCATCTGGCCGCGGGTTTTGGCGGCACCGGATTTGCGCCAACTGGGAGATGCCCTCTCTGCCAGTGGCCTCGCCATCCCGGTGGTGGATCGGGAACTCCACCATTTGGTTCTCCCTTCGGTCACTGCCCTGCTCGCCCAGCTCCGGGCGCTCGGATCCGGCAATCACCACCACACCCGCCACCCCGGTCTGACCGGCAAGGGCTTTGTTGCCGCCCTGGACAAGATATATCACCAACTGTACCCCAATCCGACACGGGATGTACAAGCCACCCTCGAAATATATTTCGGTCATGCTTGGCGTCTGGAAAGGGCATAG
- the grxC gene encoding glutaredoxin 3 yields the protein MPEIVIYSTTTCPYCVKAKMLLDKKKVAYQEINLTLDPGRRDEMLKRANGRKTVPQIFINNHHVGGCDDLYALESAGKLDALLSRG from the coding sequence ATGCCTGAAATCGTCATCTATTCGACCACGACCTGTCCCTATTGTGTGAAAGCCAAAATGCTTTTGGACAAGAAAAAGGTGGCCTATCAAGAGATCAATCTGACCCTGGATCCCGGTCGCCGCGATGAAATGCTCAAACGTGCCAATGGCCGCAAAACCGTCCCGCAAATTTTTATCAACAATCACCATGTGGGGGGGTGTGACGATCTTTATGCCCTGGAATCGGCGGGCAAGCTTGATGCGCTTTTGAGCCGTGGCTGA